ATCCTGAGCAGTCAGACGAGTCGCATTAACCATCAGCTCACCGGGGCGGGAAGTAGGGAAAATCCAAATTTTGTGACGGGGCAGGCTGTATTGACCGGATGCATTCAGTTCCAGAATTTTTTCGGTCACTTTAGTGGGGCAGATGGTGTCTTCACCGTAGTAGTTCAGGTAAGTCTTCATGTCCACACCGCCAATACGGAAGAACATGGTCGGGTTCTGGATGACGCCGTTATCACCGAAGAAGTATTCACCACCAGCTCTGGCGACAACAGCCGCATCGCCACTGGCATCGATAATACGTTTTGCTTTAATTAGAGCCTGGCCGGCATTGGACTCTACGACCACGCCAGTATATGTGTCACCTTCCATAACCACGCCGGTCACTGCGGTGTGATACAGCACCTCAACACCGGCTTCCATAAGAAACTCATCAGCGACTTCCCGCCAGACCAGTGGATCATGAGTGACGGTGAACGTTTTACCATAACGCTGAGGGTCCGTGAGACCGCCGCGCTGATACAGAGCCTGTCGAAACTCTTCCGTAAAACCAAAGACCACTTGCTCTGGTGGCTTGCTTTTATCGTCACTGGCCAGGTACATGCCACAGATAGTTCCGGACATCCCGGCAACAGCAGCGCCGCCGCAAAAGCCGTATTTTTCAATCAGCAGGGTATTCAGACCCTTTCTGCCACAGGTGGTAGCTGCGGCAACACCGGCAGACCCCCCGCCCACTACGAGAACATCTACTTCGCAGAGCAATGGGTGTGCTTTCTGGTCTCCGCAATAGGTATTAATCAATTTCCAGTTATTCATTCTGCTCTAGCGACCCGTCAAAGTTTGTGATATATCAATTATAGACCAATGATATTTCTCTAAAATTTTAAAGCAGTGACGCAGATCAAGAAACGCACAGAAGAAGGCAAAATACGGTTAATGCTTAATCAGGCAGATTTATGACAGGTGTATTATGCCTGTCCCATGCTCTTCACCTGAAATATGGGGTAGAGCAGACAACCGAGAAAGGACGATGGTAGAGAAAGAACTTTCACAGACAGACAGCGCATATGTTCAGCTGGAATCCATGATTATTTTCGAGCAGCTGGAGTCAGGTGCCATGTACTCCGAAAAGCAACTGGCAGACATGCTCGACATGGGACGTACACCCATCAGGGAAGCGTTACAGAAGTTGGCATGGGAACAAATGGTTAATATCTATCCACGTCGTGGCATCCAGATTCCTACCCTCACAGTAGAGAAACAGTTAAAACTATTGGAAGTTCGTCGCCCTATTGAGGCTCTTTGTGCCGGACTGGCAGCAGAAAAGGCTACCCGGGAACAAAAAAAACAGATGCGGGAACTGGCAGAGGGAATTGTGGAGTGTGCTCACGACCAGAATGATCAGGCATTTTTCCATCATTTGAGGCAGGTACACAATGAGCTGGTGGCAGCATCCCGCAATGATTATATCCGTCAGGCAATGCGCCCTCTGCAGGGATTGTCGCGCCGCTTCTGGTTTTTGTATAAAGAAAAAGACACAGAACATCCTGCATTACTTCATGCTGAAGTGATGAAAGCTGTCGCCAGAGGCGATAAAGTCAGTGCAGTACAGGCTGCCAATGACGTAATTGATTACCTCCATGCCTTTACCCTGAAACAAATCAGCTATTGAGGATAACGGTGCGCCGATAGAATTTTTGCAGGTAGACCGGACGACTGCAGGGGCAGGAATATAAAAAGCTGTCAGGATTTCAGGGTATTGCGATGTCCGTCAGAGCGCCAGGCCGGAGAGATCACGTTTGGCATATCTGAGCGGTTAAGCAGAGGCGCTTTGCACAGGGCAAATTCACCAAAGCGATGATTAACGGCGTCCAGCGTTGCCAGCAATTTGTCTTTACGGGCATGATCCTCACTGAACAGTTCGCCCTGACGATCTTTCGGCTGAGGGTCCAGCGCACCAATATGTACCTGACGCGCTCCCCGTCCATCCCAGTAAACCTCCAGAAAAAAATCTGCCAGAGCCATGATCAGGTCGCCATCGGCGGTTGGGTGCAGGCTTTGCAGTTTGCGGTGAATCCAGCCACGGCGGGTGTTGACGCCAATGGCAAAGGTTTGTGCCTGCAGCTCATAGCGGCGCAGGCGTGCCGCTACCTTTTCTGCCATATGCAACAGGTAAGTACGCAATACCGCTTTATCTGTGGTGTTGGGTGGAATGACTTTGCCGTGTCCGATGGATTGAGGTGCTTTTATCTCTTTATGGATCGGGTCCGGGTCCATACCCTGGGCCATCAGCCAGATGCGCCGCCCCGGATTGCCAAAGCGTTGTGCCAGTACACTGATGGGGATCTGTTTCATATCACCGCATCGGTGTACCCCGTACTGAGCGAGAAAGCGGCCAATACCTGAACCAATGCCACACAGTTCTGTAACGGGAACCGGTGCCAGTCGTTTCTGTGCTGTTTCTGGCAGAACCACCGTCAGTCCATCTGGTTTCTGCTGTTTGGCCGCCCATTTTGCCGTGGTTTTATCACCACTGATACCCACCGAGCATGTCAGGCCGGAGGCATTAAATACACAGGTTTTAATACGTTCTCCCAATTCTTCAACCGTACAGTCGTACACTTGCTGGCAACTGGTGATATCAAGGAAGGCTTCGTCCACGGAAAAAATTTCCAGCTCCGGGGTAATGTTTTCCAGTGCTGACATGATGCTGGATGACACCTGGCCATATCGTTCCGGACGTGACGGAGCCTGTATTAAGTCCGGTGCCAGCGTGCGGGCTTCCCGCAGGCGCATACCGGTTTTGATGCCTACAGCCCGGGCTTCATAAGATGAGGTGATTATGCAGGTTCCGGTACGTCCGTTAGTCACACACACGGGGCGGTGCCGCCAGTCGGGGTGGTCCAACTGTTCAATAGAAGCGAAGAAAGCATTCATATCGATCAGGGCGATCATTCTGGACCATGGTTTCTTTTTTATAGTAATGCTGTTCATACATACAGTATTTTGTATTTAGGCATTGAAGGCAAGCCAATGGCGATTGAAATTTTCAATAGCCCATAAAGCCTTCCCGGTCAGGCTCCTGGACGTCAATGCTCGTTGCAATAGCTATAGTCAATGGTCGGTTATAGCTTGAGCAGGTGTGCACGAATAATGAAATCAGCTGTTAAATGGTGGTTGCTGGTCCTTGTCACGATTAACTCTGTAGCGCTGAGCGCTGATGAGTTAAGTGCTGAAGATGAAAAGGTTTTGGACGTTTTGAACAGGGAGCGAGTAGGCGCTGGCATTAAACCCGCTTATCAATTTAACGCTGCCCTGAAAGAAGCTTCACGCAGGCACTGCCTTTACTGGTCTGAACATTATGATCTGCAGAGGGAGGAGCTGAAGGCAGGTGAAATTAGCTGGCATGATGAGCGGTACATAGAAGGTTCTGCCTACTACATAGGCAATATGCGAGAACGGGCGAAAAAGCAGGGATATATTTCCAGTGTTGCTGAGAATATTCAGTTAGGTCGTGAGAGCTGGGCTGGAGCCATAAGTAGCTTAATGAGTTCAATAGGGCATAGATTGAACTTTCTGGAGCCAGCACTTAATGATATTGGGTTTTATGGCTGCCGTGTTAAGTCAGTTTTTCCCGATGAGGAAAAAAGGCTTTATGTCTTTATGATGGGCAATGACTATCAGCGCGTATTCGATGAGCAGAGACGGCAACGTTGTGCAAAAGAAGCGTCGAGGTATTGTCCTTCGGGTATGACGAGTTGCATGCTGACTCCTTGTGGCAATGACCTGGGAGTCATGGAGTCGTTTGTCAAAGATGACGCAGACAGGCTGGTTCAGCAGCAAAAAAGTGGTGTTGTGAAGTATCCGTTTCATGGCGCTGTGGTTGAGCCGCAGGGCTCGAATTATGGTGCTTATGATGATAGCCCCGGCCCGTTAAGGGGGCAGATGATCAGTGTTGAACTACTTCCTGAGACACAAGAGCAGATTTTCAACCTGTCGGTGGAATTGGTTGATGTTAGTTCAGGTGAAATCGTACCAATAAAACCGGTGAGTAAAGATTTGTTTGTAAACCAGCCAGGTCTGAATGCCTGGTTACCGCAACGGCCCCTGAACTGGGGTGGTCAATACCGGATAGCGATGAAATATCACGACGCCAGCCGTGGATTGCAGACTGAGGAATCTGTATTTAACGTCCGCAAGCCAGAAGGGCAAATAATAAGAATTTCAAGCCTTCAGCAGACATTGTCCGTCAAAAAGGGAGAGGAGAAACTGCTTGCTATTGACTGGAAACTGACTCCGTTGGAGGCGGTCCGTAACATTAAAATTACTTACTGGGGCGAATCAGCCAACTATAAGATTGAAATGCTGGAGGATAATCTGATCAAAATTCAGTCCTACATTGACACGCTGGTTATAGAAGCTGCTGTTAACAACCTGAAGATCAACATTAATGCCACGGAATAGACTGTATGGAGGCTTGTCAGCCACTGTGTAATCCGACGACGGGCTGCGGATCATAAAGACTGACAGTTTCACTGTCATCGTTTACAATGCCGCCATGCCATTCTGTAGTGATGCTGGTGTAAGTAAGTCTATTTGCAGAGTGTCGTAAAGAATGTCTCGAACTGAATTATAAGAACGGTCCTGTTCTTTGGAATGACGGGCCACGAACAAAGATAAGTTTGGAGAGTGTAAATGGCCGTAGAACGCACTTTGTCGATTATTAAGCCAGATGCTGTTGCCAAAAATGTAATCGGTAAAATTTACAAGCGCTTTGAAAAAGCAGGTCTGAATATCGTTGGCTCACGAATGGTTCATTTGAGTCAGGAGAAAGCAGAAGGCTTTTATGCAGAACATAAAGAACGGCCATTTTTTCCTGATCTGGTGGCCTTTATGACATCTGGTCCGGTCGTGGTGTCTGTCCTGGAGGGAGACAATGCTATTGTCCTGCACAGGGAACTGATGGGAGCCACCAATCCGGCAGAAGCAGCGCCCGGAACCATTCGTGCGGATTTTGCTCAAACCATTGACGAAAACGCCGTACACGGTTCTGACTCTCCAATATCAGCAGCTCGGGAGATCGCTTATTTCTTTGATGAAGCGGATGTCTGTCCGCGAACGAGATGATAGTACGATTGCCGGGTATTCATGCCCGGTAATTTTGAGGTGTAGAAATGTCAGAAACAGTCGGTCAGTCCGTCTCTGAAGAGAATGAAATGGCTAAAACCAACCTGCTGGGTCTGTCCCGCAGTAAGATGGAAGCCTTTTTTGTCAGCATTGGTGAAAAGAAATTCCGCGCTCAACAGGTGCTGAAGTGGATTCACCATGAACGTGTTGACTGCTTCGACGACATGACCAATGTCAGCAAGGCTCTGCGCGAGCGACTGAAACAGGTCGCTGAAATTCGCGGGCCTGAAATCGTCAGCAGCCACTTTTCCGAAGACGGTACTTGCAAATGGGTCGTGAGAGTAACCAGTGGCAGCTGTGTTGAAACCGTTTATATTCCTGAAGGGGATCGTGGCACCCTGTGTGTTTCCTCTCAGGCAGGCTGCTCCCTTGACTGCAGCTTCTGTTCTACCGGCAAGCAGGGTTTTAACTCAGATCTGACGGTGGCTGAAATCATTGGTCAGGTGTGGGTGGCAGCCCGTCATTTTGGCAATGTACCCGCCAAAATAGATCGCCGTATTACCAATGTGGTGATGATGGGGATGGGTGAGCCGTTGATGAACTTCGACAACGTCGTGGACGCCATGAACCTGATGATGGATGATTTTGGTTATGGCCTGTCCAAGCGTCGGGTCACCCTGAGTACTTCCGGTGTCGTGCCTATGCTGCGCAAGCTGGGCGAGGTGACGGATGTTTCACTGGCGGTATCCCTGCATGCGCCGAATGACGAGTTGCGTAATGTGCTGGTTCCCATCAACAAAAAGTATCCGCTGGCTGAGTTGATGGACGCTATTGATTTTTACATGAACTCTCTGCCCGACAATCGTCGTGTAGTAACCATCGAATACACTCTGCTGGCAGGTGTAAATGATCAGCCGGAACATGCAGAGCAACTGATTCAACTGCTTAAAGATGTGCCATGCAAGCTGAATCTGATACCCTTTAACCCATTCCCCCATTCCGGTTATGAGCGACCCAGCAATAATGCCGTTCGCCGTTTTCAGGAGAAAATGCAGACTGCGGGTTTCAATACAACCGTGCGCAAAACCCGGGGGGATGATATCGATGCTGCCTGTGGTCAGCTGGTGGGGCAGGTCAATGACCGTACCCGCCGGAGCCAGCGTTATATCGAAGCCAGGCAGCTGGAAGCCTGATAAGCCTTTGCAGAGCGATGCGCCTCTTGAATAGTGCGTGTTGCCCTGACTGGCAGTACTAATAATCTGGGGAGTGACATGACTGCAAAACGGAAGCTTTGTTCAGCTTTCATGTTCGCATTGCTGAGTGTGATATTGTCGGGATGCGTGTCCACAGACGGTCGGCCGCCGGATGAAAATCAGGCAGTCCGAAGTTATATCGATCTGGCCAGGGGGTATGTGCAACAGGGTTATACCGAAAATGCCATCAAACCTCTGAGCCGGGCTTTGGAGCTTCGACCCGGCTCGCCGGATGTGCATGCTATGTTTGCCCTGGTGTATCAGCTGCAAGGTGAAGACAAGTTGGCTGAACAGTCGTTTCGCAAAGCGCTTTCTCTCAGTTCCGGTTCGGCAGAAATACATAACAACTATGGTGCATTTCTTTTCAGCCAAAACCGTTTGAGCGAAGCTTACCGTCAGTTTACACTGGCTGGAGACGATGTTCGCTATCCTCAGCGCAGTCGCGTTTTTGAGAATATGGGGTTGGTGGCGCTGCAACAGGGGCGGCGCGGTCTGGCCCGGCAAAATTTTGAAAAATCCCTGAAACTGAATGCCAATTTGCCCAGATCCCGGCTGGAGCTCGCCTCTCTGCTGTATGAGCAGGGGGAGCACCCTCTGGCCTGGGAGCATTATCAGACATTTGTCACACTGTCGTCGCAGAATGAGCGTAGCCTGCAGCTGGGCATCAGGCTGGCCAGAGCCAACGGCGACAACAACGCGGCAGCCCGTTATGCTAATGAGCTGCAGCGTTATTATTCCAACCCAAAGGCGGGGCGGGATACCCGGAGTCGAAGCAGTTATGACTACTGACTTATCAGAAACAAAGATTGATACAAAAAGTGAAAGCCTCTTGGATGAACCCGCAAATGTCGATGTCCGTTCGACACACGACCAGGAAAGAGAAGAAGGCTTAGAATCCCCGGGGGAGCGATTACAACGATTCCGTGAGCATAAAGGGCTGACAACCGAAGCGGTGGGGGAGGCTCTTAAAATTCCTGCGTCGTATGTTGATGCCATTGAATGCAGTGCGTTTGATAAATTGCCGGGGCTGATGTTTGCCCGTGGCTACCTCCGAAGCTATGCCCGCCTGGTTGACCTTGATCCGGATGATATTATTCACCGGTTTGATCTGTTCACCGGGGACAGTGGTAAAGAGACCCCCAGGTTATCGGAAGGGAAAGATGTAGAGATTCGCCGCCAGGTTTCTCCTGTCGTGAGTATTGGCGGTGCGGTCAGCATTATTTCTATTCTGCTGGTGGTGGCTTTCAGCTATTACAACTGGGGTGGTGGGCGTGAAGCCGATGCGGCAGTGGTTGCTGAAGTCTCGGAGCCCTCAGCGATACCAGAGCCCTCAGCGACACATGAGCCCTCAGCGACACATGAGCCTTTAACGCCTGAACTGACTGTTGCTGATTCGTCGCCTTTGATGACAGAGGCAGTGCCAGAACAGGCTGTGGATTCCGTTCAGCCTGATGAAGAGCCGATTGCTCCGGCGGTGTCTGACAACGCCCCTGAGGATGCACTGAATAATGAGGCTGCTCAGACAACAGAGCAGGAAGTGTCGGGTATTGCTCCCGTTGAGTCGGCACTGCCGGATGAGACGCACCTGGTGATTCGCTTTATTGAGGATTGCTGGATTCAGGTTCGTGATATGGCGGGCAAAAGCCTTTATACCGATGTGCAAAAAGCAGGCTCCACTCTGGATCTGGAAGTTCCTGATACCATTCAGGTGCGCTTTGGCAACGTAGCCGGTGTTCAGTCTGCCACCTTTCATGGCGAACCGGTAGAGGTGAAGGCCACTGAACCGGGTCGCAATGTGGTGAGCCTGGTGCTTGGCTCTGAAGATGCCGGTTAATCTGTATTTTGACTGTTATCATTAAGCCGGAACCGTTATAGTTGCTCCTTTTGCCCGGCCAGCTCGGTCTGGTCGGCACAGTTGAGGATTTAGAGGGCGTCAGAAGTTGGCAAAGCAACTGAAAGCTATTCGTGGCATGA
Above is a genomic segment from Endozoicomonas euniceicola containing:
- the pilW gene encoding type IV pilus biogenesis/stability protein PilW; translated protein: MFALLSVILSGCVSTDGRPPDENQAVRSYIDLARGYVQQGYTENAIKPLSRALELRPGSPDVHAMFALVYQLQGEDKLAEQSFRKALSLSSGSAEIHNNYGAFLFSQNRLSEAYRQFTLAGDDVRYPQRSRVFENMGLVALQQGRRGLARQNFEKSLKLNANLPRSRLELASLLYEQGEHPLAWEHYQTFVTLSSQNERSLQLGIRLARANGDNNAAARYANELQRYYSNPKAGRDTRSRSSYDY
- a CDS encoding CAP domain-containing protein — its product is MKSAVKWWLLVLVTINSVALSADELSAEDEKVLDVLNRERVGAGIKPAYQFNAALKEASRRHCLYWSEHYDLQREELKAGEISWHDERYIEGSAYYIGNMRERAKKQGYISSVAENIQLGRESWAGAISSLMSSIGHRLNFLEPALNDIGFYGCRVKSVFPDEEKRLYVFMMGNDYQRVFDEQRRQRCAKEASRYCPSGMTSCMLTPCGNDLGVMESFVKDDADRLVQQQKSGVVKYPFHGAVVEPQGSNYGAYDDSPGPLRGQMISVELLPETQEQIFNLSVELVDVSSGEIVPIKPVSKDLFVNQPGLNAWLPQRPLNWGGQYRIAMKYHDASRGLQTEESVFNVRKPEGQIIRISSLQQTLSVKKGEEKLLAIDWKLTPLEAVRNIKITYWGESANYKIEMLEDNLIKIQSYIDTLVIEAAVNNLKININATE
- the rlmN gene encoding 23S rRNA (adenine(2503)-C(2))-methyltransferase RlmN encodes the protein MSETVGQSVSEENEMAKTNLLGLSRSKMEAFFVSIGEKKFRAQQVLKWIHHERVDCFDDMTNVSKALRERLKQVAEIRGPEIVSSHFSEDGTCKWVVRVTSGSCVETVYIPEGDRGTLCVSSQAGCSLDCSFCSTGKQGFNSDLTVAEIIGQVWVAARHFGNVPAKIDRRITNVVMMGMGEPLMNFDNVVDAMNLMMDDFGYGLSKRRVTLSTSGVVPMLRKLGEVTDVSLAVSLHAPNDELRNVLVPINKKYPLAELMDAIDFYMNSLPDNRRVVTIEYTLLAGVNDQPEHAEQLIQLLKDVPCKLNLIPFNPFPHSGYERPSNNAVRRFQEKMQTAGFNTTVRKTRGDDIDAACGQLVGQVNDRTRRSQRYIEARQLEA
- a CDS encoding GntR family transcriptional regulator, with product MVEKELSQTDSAYVQLESMIIFEQLESGAMYSEKQLADMLDMGRTPIREALQKLAWEQMVNIYPRRGIQIPTLTVEKQLKLLEVRRPIEALCAGLAAEKATREQKKQMRELAEGIVECAHDQNDQAFFHHLRQVHNELVAASRNDYIRQAMRPLQGLSRRFWFLYKEKDTEHPALLHAEVMKAVARGDKVSAVQAANDVIDYLHAFTLKQISY
- a CDS encoding RodZ domain-containing protein, with protein sequence MTTDLSETKIDTKSESLLDEPANVDVRSTHDQEREEGLESPGERLQRFREHKGLTTEAVGEALKIPASYVDAIECSAFDKLPGLMFARGYLRSYARLVDLDPDDIIHRFDLFTGDSGKETPRLSEGKDVEIRRQVSPVVSIGGAVSIISILLVVAFSYYNWGGGREADAAVVAEVSEPSAIPEPSATHEPSATHEPLTPELTVADSSPLMTEAVPEQAVDSVQPDEEPIAPAVSDNAPEDALNNEAAQTTEQEVSGIAPVESALPDETHLVIRFIEDCWIQVRDMAGKSLYTDVQKAGSTLDLEVPDTIQVRFGNVAGVQSATFHGEPVEVKATEPGRNVVSLVLGSEDAG
- a CDS encoding FAD-dependent oxidoreductase codes for the protein MNNWKLINTYCGDQKAHPLLCEVDVLVVGGGSAGVAAATTCGRKGLNTLLIEKYGFCGGAAVAGMSGTICGMYLASDDKSKPPEQVVFGFTEEFRQALYQRGGLTDPQRYGKTFTVTHDPLVWREVADEFLMEAGVEVLYHTAVTGVVMEGDTYTGVVVESNAGQALIKAKRIIDASGDAAVVARAGGEYFFGDNGVIQNPTMFFRIGGVDMKTYLNYYGEDTICPTKVTEKILELNASGQYSLPRHKIWIFPTSRPGELMVNATRLTAQDGRVLNAIDPVDFTESEIFGRRQVREYARFLKNFVPGCEQSYVVDTGVEVGIRQTRSIEGVEKLSNDDVVNCRKRPDGICRSPWPIELHSGTKPKLHWLLEDWYDVPYNTLLPKYGENIIVAGRCLSAEHEALASARVTAQTFEYGHAAGQAVALSIKNNRSLRELSGEEVRIQMNNNESQN
- the ndk gene encoding nucleoside-diphosphate kinase → MAVERTLSIIKPDAVAKNVIGKIYKRFEKAGLNIVGSRMVHLSQEKAEGFYAEHKERPFFPDLVAFMTSGPVVVSVLEGDNAIVLHRELMGATNPAEAAPGTIRADFAQTIDENAVHGSDSPISAAREIAYFFDEADVCPRTR
- a CDS encoding DNA polymerase Y family protein; this translates as MNSITIKKKPWSRMIALIDMNAFFASIEQLDHPDWRHRPVCVTNGRTGTCIITSSYEARAVGIKTGMRLREARTLAPDLIQAPSRPERYGQVSSSIMSALENITPELEIFSVDEAFLDITSCQQVYDCTVEELGERIKTCVFNASGLTCSVGISGDKTTAKWAAKQQKPDGLTVVLPETAQKRLAPVPVTELCGIGSGIGRFLAQYGVHRCGDMKQIPISVLAQRFGNPGRRIWLMAQGMDPDPIHKEIKAPQSIGHGKVIPPNTTDKAVLRTYLLHMAEKVAARLRRYELQAQTFAIGVNTRRGWIHRKLQSLHPTADGDLIMALADFFLEVYWDGRGARQVHIGALDPQPKDRQGELFSEDHARKDKLLATLDAVNHRFGEFALCKAPLLNRSDMPNVISPAWRSDGHRNTLKS